A genomic stretch from Anabrus simplex isolate iqAnaSimp1 chromosome 2, ASM4041472v1, whole genome shotgun sequence includes:
- the tn gene encoding RING finger protein nhl-1 isoform X3, translating to MEQFEQLLTCAICLDRYRNPKLLPCQHSFCMEPCMDGLVDYVRRQVKCPECRAEHRIPYQGVQGFPTNVTLQRFLELHIEITGELPDPTSGQIMERCNVCSEKSYCSVCVHCDKKICSDCKGAHMDILRREIARINNQIRRSLHRLQDSVALIEKNSCSLQQNCNSVSEEVDEIYRRLAKGLKDRTDFLRGEVDRYLSTELRNLSTLKDNLELEITNIQSNCDLADKHMTENVEWDDCELMDAKEIFLKTVEFIRNFEYENTDYARRVRFTMAHDPNQLVLHVAGYGELTINMPHQPFVGGVSGGGVVGSSSSGGMLQPPGGPGLMRSKSDHRLASQFRQQEERGGYDRGYGGDGSGDCSSSGRVSPLGGRKFGERYPSNRGGNERYDSSSRYGRGGGEDYRGEFESPYDNDGSRPARRYRSRFTRHLGTGTGDGDSDNDTQGNRSVRFSGDTPQHKERERVLDTEDVSKGPLSGITRLYDSPRVMKRLQESEQREKKKDKEPPPAPTPVSTPKAPAALTRRTPAARQVSEEDEISKIKRQNKNAPTSSASTEPSVETPTTPTRPIADRVAALKQRSVDTASDDRDSQPSSPTRKTPPAPEVASSDAESDDGSSVTSLQQTQRKTAASKTPGSASSRRSSNSSDVAPAHRKATRSASSDSSTSSESSNASSSAVRNTSTGFSTDETKQKSKTAGSPVDSGGSGTSTPRNRLSSTGSDGNKKESGRFQSRFLGANRSSTANTTVDKSTKEEDEDEDDESESSSESEETDSDEESDDARKKKAEVSGKAPMEKSDIGPLLARSQQARDTTEARRRDSKDETGSGTGYASKRYGSSNTADSPSNYRSSYGNVEEPSSGSKYLGRSRAAQQEEETPSRYGSSGYTSRFLNKSKSTAALSPEEDSDSRNKYSPSNTATEDSSSRYPSGRSRYAALKDRRSRLARSRSSHNFGGGDDEDQDDSPSSPTSSMPSSYLASRYGPGSSSSTTGTNDLSRSRSTHALKSRENSPDRSSGSGTTEKDGAALSSWARYLKNKYGNRAGGKDGKEGSSTSPGAGSASSSATAARRLSLGLPLRHNSASVESSDDDQKNPAGSPTSPTAATAAAAGFAVAAAGSSPRSQYLQKRRQQFKIGSRGSEPGCFTWPRGIAVGPDNSIVVADSSNHRVQVFDSNGIFVKEFGSYGNGEGEFDCLAGVAVNRIGQFIIADRYNHRIQVMDPAGRFLRAFGSQGTADGRFNYPWGITTDALGFIYVCDKENHRVQVFQSDGTFVGKFGSCGSKPGQLEHPHYIAVSNTNRVIVSDSNNHRVQIFDVNGKVLTTFGNEGSEEGQFKFPRGVAVDDQGYICVADSGNNRIQIFHPDGTFLRAFGCWGSGDGEFKGLEGIAVMSNGNILVCDRENHRIQVF from the exons ATGGAGCAGTTCGAGCAGCTGCTGACATGCGCCATTTGTCTGGACCGATACCGCAACCCCAAGTTGCTACCATGCCAGCATTCCTTTTGCATGGAGCCCTGCATGGACGGGCTGGTGGATTACGTGCGCAGACAG GTCAAATGTCCAGAATGCCGCGCCGAGCACCGAATCCCGTACCAGGGCGTGCAGGGCTTCCCTACCAACGTGACCCTCCAACGCTTCCTCGAGCTTCACATCGAGATCACGGGAGAGTTGCCAGATCCCACCAGCGGTCAAATCATGGAGCGCTGCAACGTCTGTTCGGAGAAGTCGTACTGCTCCGTATGCGTGCACTGCGACAAGAAGATCTGCTCAGACTGCAAGGGTGCCCATATGGACATCCTGCGACGTGAAATAGCCAGGATAAATAATCAAATAAGGCGTTCCCTGCACCGTTTGCAAGATTCAGTTGCTCTCATAGAAAAAAATTCCTGTAGCTTGCAACAAAATTGCAATTCTGTCTCCGAAGAGGTTGATGAAATCTATCGACGCCTCGCAAAGGGACTCAAAGACCGTACCGACTTCTTACGGGGAGAGGTCGATCGTTACCTCTCCACAGAATTGAGAAATCTTTCCACTCTGAAAGATAATCTGGAACTTGAAATAACTAATATCCaaagtaactgtgatcttgctgaTAAACATATGACTGAAAATGTTGAGTGGGACGACTGTGAACTTATGGATGCAAAAGAAATATTTCTCAAGACCGTGGAATTCATACGAAATTTTGAATACGAAAACACGGACTACGCGAGGAGGGTACGTTTTACAATGGCGCATGATCCAAATCAGCTGGTTCTTCACGTAGCGGGATATGGAGAGTTAACCATCAACATGCCACATCAGCCGTTCGTTGGAGGCGTCAGTGGAGGTGGTGTGGTAGGCAGCAGTAGTTCCGGTGGAATGCTCCAGCCCCCAGGTGGACCCGGGCTCATGAGGTCGAAGAGTGATCACAGGCTTGCCTCCCAATTCCGACAGCAGGAGGAGCGAGGCGGTTACGATCGAGGGTACGGTGGTGATGGCTCTGGTGATTGCAGTTCTTCCGGGAGGGTTTCCCCTCTTGGAGGTCGTAAGTTTGGCGAAAGGTACCCTAGTAACCGAGGAGGTAACGAGCGATACGATTCCTCCTCCAGGTATGGTCGTGGTGGCGGCGAGGACTACCGGGGCGAGTTTGAATCTCCTTATGACAATGATGGCAGCCGACCAGCGAGGCGATATCGCTCAAGGTTCACTCGACACCTCGGAACTGGAACTGGAGATGGCGATTCGGACAACGATACCCAAGGAAACAGATCCGTTCGCTTCTCTGGAGACACACCGCAACACAAGGAAAGGGAGCGCGTTCTAGATACCGAAGATGTGTCTAAAGGACCCTTGAGTGGTATCACACGCTTGTATGACTCACCCAGAGTCATGAAACGGCTGCAGGAGTCAGAACAGCGCGAGAAGAAGAAAGATAAGGAACCTCCCCCAGCACCTACCCCGGTGTCGACGCCAAAGGCTCCAGCGGCGCTGACGAGAAGGACGCCGGCTGCCCGTCAAGTCAGTGAGGAGGACGAGATCTCCAAGATCAAACGACAAAATAAAAACGCTCCAACGTCATCGGCGTCCACTGAGCCCTCAGTGGAGACGCCAACAACACCTACGAGGCCGATTGCCGACCGTGTTGCGGCTCTTAAGCAGAGGAGCGTGGATACAGCTTCGGATGATCGTGACAGCCAACCGTCATCTCCCACAAGGAAGACACCTCCGGCACCCGAG GTGGCATCCAGCGACGCCGAATCGGATGATGGTTCGTCAGTCACGTCACTCCAACAGACACAACGGAAGACAGCGGCCAGTAAAACTCCGGGTAGTGCATCCTCACGTCGTTCATCCAATTCTTCTGACGTAGCACCAGCACATAGGAAAGCAACGAGATCGGCTAGTTCAGATTCTAGTACATCTTCTGAGTCTTCAAATGCATCATCATCTGCTGTTCGCAACACCAGCACCGGCTTCTCAACCGATGAAACTAAACAGAAGTCTAAGACAGCTGGCTCCCCGGTAGATAGTGGAGGTAGCGGAACTTCCACGCCAAGAAACCGACTCTCATCCACTGGTTCTGATGGCAACAAAAAAGAGAGTGGGAGATTTCAGAGTCGCTTCTTAGGTGCTAATAGGTCGTCTACTGCGAATACAACTGTAGATAAGTCCAccaaagaagaagatgaagacgaAGATGATGAATCTGAAAGTAGTTCTGAATCTGAGGAGACAGATTCTGATGAAGAATCCGATGACGCTCGTAAAAAGAAGGCAGAAGTGTCAGGGAAAGCACCGATGGAAAAGTCTGATATTGGGCCTCTCCTTGCTCGCAGCCAACAAGCACGAGATACTACTGAAGCTCGGCGACGTGATAGTAAGGATGAGACTGGAAGTGGTACAGGGTATGCCTCTAAAAGGTACGGTTCATCTAATACAGCAGATTCTCCTAGCAACTATAGATCATCTTACGGAAACGTAGAAGAACCCTCTTCAGGAAGCAAATATTTAGGTCGGTCGAGAGCCgcacaacaagaagaagaaacgcCTTCGAGGTATGGCTCTAGTGGATATACGAGTCGCTTTTTAAACAAGAGCAAAAGTACAGCTGCATTATCTCCTGAGGAAGATTCTGACTCTCGAAACAAATACTCACCAAGCAACACTGCAACTGAAGATTCTTCGAGTAGGTATCCTAGCGGTAGGTCTAGGTATGCTGCGCTTAAAGATCGTCGATCTAGGCTGGCCCGCAGTAGAAGTTCCCACAActttggtggtggtgatgacgaGGATCAGGATGATAGTCCTTCATCCCCAACTTCGTCAATGCCCTCGTCGTACTTAGCTTCAAGGTACGGACCTGGAAGTAGTAGCAGTACCACTGGAACAAATGATCTCTCAAGGTCTCGTTCTACTCATGCTCTTAAATCACGTGAGAACTCTCCCGACAGGTCGTCGGGCTCAGGAACAACCGAGAAGGATGGTGCCGCTCTTAGTTCATGGGCAAGGTACCTGAAGAACAAATATGGAAATAGGGCTGGCGGTAAGGATGGTAAAGAGGGCTCAAGTACATCACCAGGTGCAGGCTCAGCATCTTCCTCAGCCACAGCAGCAAGGAGATTGTCCCTTGGACTTCCACTACGTCACAATTCAGCCAGTGTCGAGAGCTCTGATGACGATCAAAAAAACCCGGCAGGCTCCCCCACTTCCCCTACAGCAGCTACGGCGGCGGCAGCAG GTTTCGCAGTGGCAGCAGCAGGTTCCTCCCCTAGGAGCCAGTATCTGCAGAAGCGACGCCAGCAGTTTAAGATCGGAAGCCGGGGGAGCGAGCCCGGATGTTTTACATGGCCACGCGGCATTGCCGTGGGCCCTGACAACTCCATAGTTGTGGCCGACTCTTCTAATCATCGAGTACAAGTGTTCGATTCCAATGGAATCTTCGTGAAAGAGTTCGGTTCTTACGGTAATGGCGAAGGTGAATTTGACTGCTTAGCCGGTGTGGCTGTCAACCGCATCGGCCAGTTCATCATCGCCGACCGTTACAATCACCGCATACAG GTAATGGACCCTGCTGGCAGATTCTTACGTGCATTTGGCAGCCAGGGTACTGCGGATGGGCGGTTCAACTACCCATGGGGAATCACAACAGATGCCCTAGGATTCATTTATGTCTGTGATAAGGAGAATCATCGTGTACAA GTGTTCCAGTCAGATGGGACGTTTGTTGGAAAGTTCGGTTCTTGTGGCAGCAAACCAGGGCAATTAGAGCACCCACATTATATCGCAGTGTCTAACACAAACCGAGTCATTGTGTCTGACTCCAACAATCATCGCGTACAAATCTTTGATGTTAATGGCAAAGTACTCACCACATTTGGAAATGAAGGTTCTGAAGAAGGGCAATTTAAATTCCCAAG